The window TGAACTGGTTCCCGGTGCGCGGGCTGGTTTCGGACAATTTCGAATCGCTGTCGACCGTGGGCAAAATCGCCGACTACTTCTGGCACTTGGTGCTGCCGGTGACGGCGTTGGTGATTGGCGGTTTCGCCACCCTGACGATCCTCACCAAGAACTCGTTCCTCAATGAAATCACACGCCAATACGTGGTCACCGCACGGGCCAAAGGCTTGAGCGAACGACGCGTGCTGTACGGCCATGTGTTCCGTAATGCGATGCTGCTGGTGGTGTCGGGGATTCCCCAGGCGTTCATCAGCGTGTTCTTCGCCGGTTCGCTGCTGATCGAAGTGATCTTCTCGCTCGATGGCCTCGGGCGCATGAGCTATGAGGCTGCCGTCTCGCGGGACTATCCGGTGGTGTTCGGCTCGCTGTTTATCTTCACGCTGTTCGGGCTTTTGATAAAACTGATCGGCGACCTGTGCTACACCCTGGTCGACCCGCGTATCGACTTCGCCGCGAGGAACGCCTGATGTTCCAGCTCTCGCCGTTAGGCCGCCGCCGCTTCGAACGCTTCAAGAAAAACCGCCGGGGCTGGTGGTCGCTGTGGCTGTTCATAGGCCTGTTTCTGCTGACGCTGGGCGGCGAGTTGATCGCCAACGACAAACCGCTGGTGGTCAGTTATCAGGGGCAGTGGTACTTCCCGGTATTCAAGCGCCACACCGAGCAGGAATTCGGCGGGCAACTGCCGTTCCAGGCTGACTATCGCAGCGACTACGTGCAGAAGCTGATTCACAAGGACGGCGGCTGGATGCTGTTCCCGCCGATCCCGTTCAGCGACGACACACCCAACTATGAACTCAATAAGCCGGCGCCGAGCCCACCCTCGAGTGTCAATTGGCTGGGCACCGACGACCAGTCCCGGGACGTCATGGCCCGGGTGATTTTCGGTGCGCGGGTGTCGATCCTGTTTGCGTTGATGCTGACCTTGGTCAGTGCGTTGATCGGTATCGCCGCCGGTGCGCTTCAAGGCTATTACGGCGGCTGGGTCGACCTGTTGGGTCAACGCTTGCTGGAAGTCTGGTCGGGGCTGCCGGTGCTGTACTTGCTGATCATTCTGTCGGGCTTCGTTGAGCCGAATTTCTGGTGGTTGCTGGGGATCATGGCGCTGTTTTCCTGGCTGGCGCTGGTCGACGTGGTGCGCGCCGAGTTCCTGCGCGGGCGCAACCTGGAATACGTCAAGGCCGCCCGGGCACTGGGCCTTTCGGATCGAAAAGTCATCGTCCGGCATATCCTGCCCAACGCCATGAACGCGACATTGAGTTACCTGCCATTCATTCTCACCGGGGCCATCTCCACCCTCACGGCGCTGGACTTCCTCGGCTTCGGCATGCCGGCGGGCAGCGCATCGCTGGGCGAGCTGATCGGCCAGGGCAAGCAGAACCTGCAAGCGCCGTGGCTGGGGCTGACGGCGTTTTTCACCCTGGCGCTGATTCTTTCCTTATTGGTGTTTATCGGCGAGGCGTTGCGCGACGCCTTTGACCCCCGATCCTGACGCGGACTGTAGATATGAGTACCAACCTGATCGAAATCCGTGACCTCAGCGTGGCCTTCAATGGCCAGACGGTGGTGCGCAACCTGTGCCTGGACATCCGTCCCGGTGAATGCCTGGCGTTGGTCGGTGAATCGGGCTCCGGCAAATCGGTGACCGCCCACTCGATCCTGCAACTGCTGCCCGAGACAGGCACCCAAACCACTGGCAGCATTCGCTATCGCGGCAAGGAACTGCTCGGCGCCCCGACCCAGGTGTTGCGTGAGTTGCGCGGTAACCGGATCGCGATGATCTTCCAGGAGCCGATGACCTCGCTCAATCCGTTGCACAGCATCGAAAAACAGATCGGCGAAACCCTGCTAGTGCATAAAGGCCTGACGGGCAAAGCGGCGCAAGCGCGGATTCTGGAATTGCTGCAACTGGTGGGTATCCAGAAGCCCAAGGAACGGCTCAAGGCCTACCCCCACCAGCTGTCCGGTGGCCAACGGCAACGGGTGATGATCGCCATGGCCCTGGCCTGCGAGCCGCAGTTGCTGATCGCCGACGAACCCACCACGGCGCTGGACGTGACGGTGCAGCGCAAGATTCTGATTCTGCTCAAGTCCCTGCAACAGCGGCTCGGCATGTCGCTGCTGTTGATCAGCCACGACCTCAATCTGGTGCGCAGCATCGCCCAGCGCGTGTGCGTGATGAAGGCCGGGGAAATCGTCGAAGAGGCCACGTGCGAAACGATCTTCACCGAGCCGAAACACCCCTACAGCTGCGTGCTGCTGAACGCCGAACCGGAAGGCGAAGCCCTGCCCCGGGACGAGCGCGAGAACGTGCTGGAAGTGGACAATCTGCGCGTGCAATTCGCCCTCGGTGGCGGGCTGTTCCAGCGCAAGACTTACCTGAACGCGGTGGACGGCATCAGCCTTAACATTCAACGCGGCAAAACGTTGGGCATCGTCGGCGAGTCCGGCTCGGGCAAGTCGACGCTGGGTCAGGCGATCCTGCGCTTGCTCGATTCCGAAGGCAGCATTCGCTTTCAGGGCGAGGCGCTGGACGGCCTGACGCAAAAGCAGCTGCGGCCATGGCGCAAGAAAATGCAGGTGGTGTTCCAGGACCCCTTCGGCAGTCTCAGCCCGCGCATGTCGGTGGCGCAGATCATCAGCGAAGGGCTTGAAGTGCATAGTCAGCTGACCGCTGAAGAGTGCAAAGCCGAAGTGATTCGCGCGCTGGAAGAAGTCGGCCTCGACCCGCAAAGCCGCAATCGTTATCCCCACGAGTTCTCCGGCGGCCAGCGTCAGCGCATCGCCATTGCCCGGGCGCTGGTGCTGAAACCGGCACTGATCCTGCTCGATGAACCGACCTCGGCGCTGGATCGCACGGTGCAAAAACAAGTGGTCGCCCTGCTCCGCCAGCTTCAGGAAAAACACGGACTGACCTATCTGTTCATCAGCCATGACCTGGCGGTGGTGCGCGCCCTGGCCCACGACATGATCGTGATCAAGGACGGCAAAGTGGTGGAAAGCGGCGCCAGCCATGACGTGTTCGATTCGCCGCAGCATCCGTACACTAAAGAGCTGTTGGCGGCGGCGCATTCGCGGTAGGCATAGGACCGCGTCGCCTCAATCGCTAGCAGGCTAGCTCCCACATTGAATCGCGGTCCACTGTGGGAGCTAGCCTGCTAGCGATAGGGCCCGCCAAGACAACACATATTCTGGATCTGACCTCTATGAACACCACCGAAAACCTCAAGGATTACCAGCGCGTTCGCCTGCTGGCGATCCGTTCGCTGTTCGAAATCATCGAGCAATCGAGCGAAGGCACGGTGATTGTCGACCGCGACGCGAACATCGTCTGGATGAACGAGCGCTATGCCCGGCGTTTCGGTCTGGAGTCCGCCGAAGTGGCCATCGGCAAGGCCTGCGAAAGCGTGATCCCCGGCAGTCTGTTGCGCGAAGTCGTGCGCACCGGCCGGCCGATCTTGCTGGACATGCAGGACACGCCGAAAGAACCCCTGGTGGTGATGCGCCTGCCGATTCATGACGACGCCGGCGCGGTGATCGGCGCCATCGGTTTTGCGCTGTTCGACGAGTTGCACAGCCTGTCGCCCATGCTCAAACGCTACCTGAGCATGCAGGAAGAACTGGCTTCCACCCGCTCGTTGCTGCGGTCGCGGCAGACCAAGTACAACTTCGCCCACTTCATCGGCACCAGTGCCGCCAGCCTCGAAGTCAAACGTCGCGCCCGGCGCAGTGCCAGTGCCGAGTCGCCGGTGCTGTTGCTCGGCGAAACCGGCACCGGCAAGGAGTTGCTGGCCCAGGCGATCCACGGCGCTTCGCCGCGCGCGCACAAAGCCTTCGTCAGCATCAACAGCGCGGCGATTCCCGAGTCGTTGCTGGAAGCCGAGTTCTTCGGTACCGCGCCCGGCGCCTTCACCGGCGCCGATCGCAAGGGCCGCGCCGGCAAGTTGCAGATCGCTCAGGGCGGCACGCTGTTTCTTGATGAAATCGGCGACATGCCGCTGCCGCTGCAAAGCAAGTTGCTGCGCGTGTTGCAGGAAAAGGAGTTCGAGCCGGTCGGTTCCAATGAAGTGATCCAGAGTGATGTGCGAGTGATCGCGGCCACCTCCACCGATCTGGAAGCGGCGATCAAGCGTGGCGAATTTCGCGCCGATTTGTATTACCGACTCAACGTGCTGCCGATCAACGTGCCGCCCCTGCGCGATCGCCTCGATGACGTGCCGGCGCTCAGCGAAGCGATCCTTGAGGAACTGCGCAGCCAGCATGAACTGAACCGCGAAGCCTTGGACCTGCTGGGGCAGCACGCCTGGCCGGGGAATATTCGCGAACTGCGCAATGTGCTGGAGCGCGCAGCGCTGCTCAGCGATGACCTTGTGCTGAATGCGGGGGATATTCGCGCGGCGATTGGGACGTTTACGCCAGTTGAGCGTGTGGCGCCGAGGGTGATTGAGGCGGTTGCGCATGAGACGTTCAGTGAGGCGCGGGAACGGTTTGACCGGCAATTGATTGAAACGGCCCTGGCGCAATGCGGGGGCAAGGTGATCGAGGCGGCGGCGCGGTTGGGGCTGGGGCGGTCTACTTTGTATAAGAAGATGGTGGCGTTGGGGATTGTTGAGTCTCTATAGAGAGACATTGATCTCTATTGGTAGATAGGGCCTCTTCGCGGGCAAGCCCGCTCCCACAGGGTTTGCGCCGAGCCATAAATTCAAAGGCAACCACAAAACCTGTGGGAGCGTGGCTTGCCCGCGAAGACGTCCGTACAGCCACTACAAATCTCTAAACAGAGACAAATAATTCAAAACCGCCTCACAAATAAATAAATATCCTTATATTTCAACACCTTAAACAAATGGCACGAATCTCGCTAAAGCCCTCTCCCACAAAAGATCCACCCACAAAAATAACAATCCAGGAGACACACCATGAGTGTGATCATTGCCTTGGCAGCCCTCACGCTGCTGATGCTCGCGGCCTACCGTGGCTACAGCGTTATTCTCTTCGCCCCGATTGCCGCCCTCGGCGCTGTCTTGCTCACCGACCCGTCCGCCGTCGCCCCTGCCTTTACCGGGGTGTTCATGGAGAAAATGGTCGGCTTCATCAAACTGTATTTCCCGGTGTTCCTGCTCGGCGCGGTGTTCGGCAAGCTGATCGAGCTGTCGGGTTTCTCGCGCTCGATCGTCGCGGCAGCGATTCGCCTGCTCGGCACCCGCCAGGCGATGCTGGTGATCGTGCTGGTCTGCGCACTTCTGACTTACGGCGGCGTGTCGCTGTTTGTGGTGGTGTTCGCGGTCTATCCGTTTGCCGCTGAAATGTTCCGCCAGAGCAACATTCCCAAGCGTCTGATCCCGGCGACCATCGCCCTCGGTGCGTTCTCGTTCACCATGGACGCCCTGCCCGGCACCCCGCAGATCCAGAACATCATCCCCAGCACCTTCTTCAACACCACCGCGTGGGCGGCGCCGTGGCTGGGTGTGATCGGCGCGATCTTCGTGTTCAGCGCCGGCATGCTGTTTCTCCAGCGCCAGCGCAACAAGGCTCAGGCGTCCGGTGAAGGCTATGGCACCGAACTGCGCAACGAGCCTGAAACCGCGCCCGACATCAAACTGCCGAACCCGTGGATCGCCCTCTCGCCGCTGCTGGCCGTGGGCATCATGAACCTGCTGTTTACCCAGTGGATTCCGCAGTGGTACGGCAAGACCCACAGCCTTGCGCTGCCGGGCATGGCCGCTCCGGTGACCACCGAAATCGCCAAGCTCACGGCGATCTGGGCGGTCCAGGCCGCCTTGCTCGTGGGCATCATCATGGTGCTGGTGTTCGGCTTCAAGGCGATTCGCGGCAAGCTGGCCGAAGGCAGTCGCAGCGCTGTCGGCGGTTCGCTGCTGGCGGCGATGAACACCGCATCGGAATACGGCTTTGGTGCGGTGATTGCTTCCTTGCCAGGGTTCCTGGTATTAGCCGATTGGCTCAAGAGCATTCCCAATCCGCTGGTCAACGAAGCGATCACCGTGACCCTTCTTGCCGGCATCACCGGTTCAGCGTCGGGCGGCATGAGCATTGCGCTGGCGGCCATGGCCAATGACTTCATCGCAGCGGCCCACGCGGCCAACATCCCGCTGGAAGTGCTGCACCGGGTGGCCTCGATGGCCAGCGGCGGCATGGACACCCTGCCGCACAACGGCGCGGTGATTACCCTGCTGGCGGTGACCGGCCTGACCCACCGCGAAGCCTACAAAGACATTTTCTGTATTACGCTGATCAAGACCCTGGCGGTCTTTGTGGTGATCGGTACTTTCTACGCCACTGGCATTGTGTGAGGTATTCATGACGACTCTTTCGGGCAAGACTGCACTGGTCACCGGCTCCACCAGCGGCATCGGCCTGGGCATCGCCCTGAGCCTGGCCAAGGCTGGCGCCAATCTGATCCTCAACGGTTTCGGCGATGCTTCCAAAGTGATTGCCGAGGTTGAGCAATTCGGTGGCAAGGTCGGCCATCACCCGGCCGACGTCAGCGATCCGGCGCAGATCGCCGACATGATCGCCTACGCCGAGCGTGAGTTCGGTGGCGTGGATATTCTGGTGAACAATGCCGGGATCCAGCATGTGTCGCCAGTGGAAGACTTTCCCGTGGAGCGCTGGGATTCGATCATTGCAATCAACCTGTCGTCGGTGTTCCACAGCACCCGCTTGAGCCTGCCGGGCATGCGCGCCAAGGGTTGGGGACGGATCATCAACATCGCTTCGGTGCACGGCCAGGTCGGATCGGTGGGTAAGGCTGCATACGTGGCGGCCAAGCATGGTGTGATCGGCTTGACCAAAGTGGTCGGGCTGGAAACGGCAACGACCAATGTGACCTGCAACGCCATTTGCCCGGGTTGGGTATTGACTCCGCTGGTGCAGAAGCAGATTGATGATCGCATTGCCAAAGGCACCGACCCGCAACAGGCGCAGCATGATTTGCTGGCCGAAAAGCAGCCGTCGCTGGAGTTCGTCACGCCGCCGCAACTGGGTGAACTGGTGTTGTTCTTGTGCAGTGAGGCCGGCAGCCAGGTGCGTGGCGCGGCGTGGAATATTGATGGTGGGTGGTTGGCGCAGTAATTAGTCACCCCCCTGTGGCGAGGGAGCTTGCTCCCGCTGGGTGGCGAAGCCGCCCCAAATGGGTTGCACCAGCCTATTTACGTCTGCTGCGCAGCCGAGCGGGAGCAAGCTCCCTCGCCACAGAAGCCTGCTCCACAGTAGCCTGTGTGTACGCATAAGAACAAAGAGGCAAGCCATGTCCGACATCCTCTGGCAACCCAGCGCCGAGCGCATCAACAAAACCCGCATGGACGCCTTCCGGCGCTTCGTCATAAAGCGGCACAACATCCACCTCGACGACTACCCCGCCCTGCACCAATGGTCGATCGATCAGCGGGTCGCATTCTGGCAGGCGATCGTCGACTTCTTCGACATCCGTTTCCACGATCAACCGGACACGGTGCTGCTGGAAGGCCTGCAAATGCCCAGCGCCCAGTGGTTCCCTGGCGCCACGCTTAATTTCGCCGAGCACCTGATGCGCCGTCGCGACGATGCCATCGCGGTGATTGCCATTGGCGAGAACGGCCAACGTGAACACCTGACCTGGGCTGAACTGGCCGAGCATGTCGCCGGTTTTCAAAACAGCCTGAAAGCCGCCGGCGTCGGCCTCGGCGACCGGGTCGCTGCGTGCATGCCCAACACCTGGCAAACCTTGGTGGCCATGCTCGGCACCACCAGCCTGGGGGCAATCTGGTCCTGCTCATCGCCGGACTTCGGCACCCAGGGCGTCATCGACCGCTTTGGCCAGATCGAACCGAAAGTGCTCATCACCTGCGCCGGTTACCGCTATGCCGGCAAGGACATCGACCAGACCGCCAAGGTCAATGAAATCCTTGAACGCCTGCCCTCCTTGCAACAGTTGATCGTGGTGCCGTATGCCCGGCCACAGGCACACATCGAGCAGTTCCACACCCGGGCCAACGTAACGCTGTGGGATGATTTCTACGACATCGGCGGCGAGCCGGATTTCGTCCCCGTGCCTTTCGCCCATCCGCTGTACATCCTTTATTCCAGCGGCACCACCGGCGTGCCGAAATGCATCGTCCACAGCACCGGCGGCGTGCTGCTGCAACACGTCAAGGAACACGGCCTGCATTGCGATCTCGGCCCCGGCGACCGACTGTTCTACTACACCACCTGCGGCTGGATGATGTGGAACTGGCTAGTCTCGGCCCTGGCCGTGGGCAGCGCAGTGGTGCTGTACGACGGCTCGCCGTTTCATCCAGAGCCTCAGCGTTTGATCGACCTGATCGACGATGAACGCATCAGCGTCTTCGGCACCAGCCCCAAGTTCCTCGCAACCCTCGAAACCAACGGCGTCAAACCGCGCGAGAGCCATGACCTGACCAGCCTGAAAACCTTGCTTTGCACCGGATCCGCCCTATCGCCGCAGAGCTACGATTACGTCTACCGCGATTTCAAGAGCGACCTGTGCCTGGCCTCAATGTCCGGCGGTACCGACATCGTTTCCTGCTTTGTGAACAGCAACCCTTTTGAACCGGTGCGCCGTGGCGAAATCCAGGGCAAGAGCCTGGGCATGGCGGTTGAAGTCTGGAACGACGACGGTAAACCTGTGATCGGCGAAAAAGGCGAGCTGGTCTGTACCCGGCACTTCCCTGCAATGCCCATCGGCTTCTGGAATGACCCACAGCAAGAAAAGCTGCACGCTTCATATTTCAGTCAGTTCCACGGCGTCTGGGCCCAAGGCGATTACGCCGAACAACTGCCCCACGGCGCGATGATGATCCACGGGCGCTCTGACGCGGTGCTGAACCCCGGCGGTGTGCGCATCGGCACGGCGGAAATCTACCGTCAGGTGGAAAAAGTTCCGCAGGTGCTGGACAGCGTGGCCATCGGTCAGCAGTGGCAGGATGACGTGCGGGTGGTGCTGTTCGTTAAGTTGCGCGACGGTGTCGAACTCGATGAAGCCTTGCAGCAGCAGATTCGCCAGGTCATCCGCGCCAACACCACGCCCCGGCACGTACCGGCGAAGATTGTCGCGGTGACCGATATTCCGCGGACCATCAGCGGCAAAGTCGTCGAATTGGCGGTGAGGAACGTGGTGCATGGGCAGAAGGTGAAAAACACCGATGCGCTGGCCAATCCCGAAGCGCTGGAACAATTCCGCAACCGCCGCGAACTCCAAACCTGAAAAAGATCCACTGTGGGAGCGGGCTTGCTCGCGAAGGCGGAGTATCAGCCAGCATCAACGTAGGCTGACACACCGCTTTCGCGAGCAAGCCCGCTCCCACATTTGATGGATTTCAGTCTATTAATCCCCACTCTCCCGAGGGCGGTTGAGTCGGCGGTGACGCATCGCTATGCAACTTCAGCCGCAAGCGCAAGTTGTTCACCGAATCCGCATGCTTCAACGCTTCCTCCTCATTGATCGCCCCTTCGACAACCAACGCATACAGCGCACCGTCAAACGTCTGCATCCCCAATTCCAGCGATTTCTCCATGATCCCCTTCAGCTCGGCAAACTCATTGCGCCGGATCAGGTCACCGATGGTTGGTGTCCCCAGCATCACCTCCACCGCCGCCCGGCGCTGCCCGTCGCGGGTACGCACCAATCGTTGGGACACGAATGCTTTGAGGTTGTTGCCCAGATCATGCAGCAGCTGCGTATGTCGCTCCTCAGGGAAGAAATTGATAATGCGGTCCAGCGCCTGATTGGCGTTGTGCGCGTGCAAGGTGGAAATCACCAGATGACCGGTATCGGCAAATGCCAGCGCATGCTCCATGGTTTCGCGGTCGCGGATTTCGCCGATCAAGACGACGTCCGGCGCCTGACGCAGGGTGTTTTTCAGGGCAGCATGAAAACTGCGAGTATCGACGCCGACCTCACGCTGGTTAATGATCGACTTCTTGTGCCGGTGAATGTACTCGATCGGGTCTTCGATGGTGACGATATGGCCACTGCTGTGACGGTTGCGGTAATCGATCAGCGCCGCCAGGGAGGTCGACTTGCCGCAATCGGTGGCGCCGACGAACAGCATCAGGCCTTGTTTGAGCATCACGGTTTCGAGCAGCACCGCCGGCAACTTGAGGTCTTCGAAGCGCGGAATGTCGAGCTTGATGTTGCGTGCCACGATTGACACATCGTTGCGTTGCTTGAAGATGTTGACCCGAAAGCGCCCGACACCTGCCAGGGAGATCGCCAGGTTCATCTCCAGTTCGCGATCGAACTCCAGACGTTGTTCGGCGTCCATGATGGACTCGGCAATGGCTGCGACTTCCCCCGGTTTGAACGGTTGATCGGTCAGCGGTTTGAGCACGCCGTCGAACCGTGCACTGGGTGGCGCGCCGGGGGAGAGATAGAGATCGGATCCGTTCCGGTCAGCCAGTATCTGCAACAGTGCATCGATTTCCATGGCAAAAAGCACCCGCGAAGCATTCAATGAAAAAACAATGACCCCAAACAGGTCATCCAGCGTCTACCGCCCTGCAAGGATAGTAGACGCCGCCACACCGACTTAAGCGCAGGACAATTTGATGAACGCATCACCGACGGGCAGCGATGCCCAGGCCTTGATCGCCAGACTGGACTGGACACGCACCCCGCTGGGCGCTGCCAGTACCTGGCCACAGAGCCTGCGCACCGCGGTGGACATCGTGATTCACTCACCGATGCCCATGCTCTTGCTGTGGGGCCCGCAGCTCACACAGATCTACAACGACGGCTTCGCCCTGCTTGCCGGCAGCAAGCATCCACACGCTTTCGGACAACCGACGCACCAGATCTGGCCTGAACTCCAGGACTTTACCGACCCCATTTACAGCGCCGTCCTACAAGGACAGGTGCGAACCTACAGCGAACAACGCTTTACCTTGCAGCGCGACGAAGGTGATTCCGACTTCTGGCTCGACCTGACCTACAGCCCGATTCGCGATGAAAACGCTCAGGTCGCTGGCATTCTGGTCACCGCCATCGAAACCAATGAACGCCGCCGCATCGCGCTGGAACTGGAACAGCGTTCAGCCGCCAGCCTCAAGGCCCAGCACGAAACCGAAGAGCGCCTGCAACTGGCACTGGCAGCCACCGACGCCGTCGGAACCTGGGACTGGGACATTGGCGAAGACCGCTTCATTGCCGACACCCACTTCGCCGAATTGCACAACATCGACCCGCTGCTCGCCAGTCAGTTGCCCATCAGCGCCTACCTCCAGGCCGTGCACCCGGAAGACCGCGCGATGGTCGCCCGCAGCATCAAATACTCCATTACCCACGGCACGGAATACGCCGAGGAATATCGGCTGCTGCGACCCGACGGCCACCTGCGCTGGGTGTTTGCCCGCGGTCGATGCTACAAGGACCACCACGGCCGGCCGATTCGGTTCCTCGGCGCCGCGCTGGATCTGACCGAACGTAAACTCACCGAGCAAGCCCTGCGCCAGAGCCAGACCGAGCTGCAACTGATCATCAACGCCATGCCCATTCTGATCAGCTACGTGGACAGCGAAGAGCGCTTTCGCTTGAACAACGCCGCTTATCTCGACTGGTATGGCCTGACGCCCCAGGAACTCTACGGCCGGACCATTCGTGAAGTGTTGGGCGAAGAAGCCTATGCCTTGCGCGCCGAGCACATCGCCTTG is drawn from Pseudomonas sp. 31-12 and contains these coding sequences:
- the hbdH gene encoding 3-hydroxybutyrate dehydrogenase, yielding MTTLSGKTALVTGSTSGIGLGIALSLAKAGANLILNGFGDASKVIAEVEQFGGKVGHHPADVSDPAQIADMIAYAEREFGGVDILVNNAGIQHVSPVEDFPVERWDSIIAINLSSVFHSTRLSLPGMRAKGWGRIINIASVHGQVGSVGKAAYVAAKHGVIGLTKVVGLETATTNVTCNAICPGWVLTPLVQKQIDDRIAKGTDPQQAQHDLLAEKQPSLEFVTPPQLGELVLFLCSEAGSQVRGAAWNIDGGWLAQ
- a CDS encoding sigma-54-dependent Fis family transcriptional regulator; the encoded protein is MNTTENLKDYQRVRLLAIRSLFEIIEQSSEGTVIVDRDANIVWMNERYARRFGLESAEVAIGKACESVIPGSLLREVVRTGRPILLDMQDTPKEPLVVMRLPIHDDAGAVIGAIGFALFDELHSLSPMLKRYLSMQEELASTRSLLRSRQTKYNFAHFIGTSAASLEVKRRARRSASAESPVLLLGETGTGKELLAQAIHGASPRAHKAFVSINSAAIPESLLEAEFFGTAPGAFTGADRKGRAGKLQIAQGGTLFLDEIGDMPLPLQSKLLRVLQEKEFEPVGSNEVIQSDVRVIAATSTDLEAAIKRGEFRADLYYRLNVLPINVPPLRDRLDDVPALSEAILEELRSQHELNREALDLLGQHAWPGNIRELRNVLERAALLSDDLVLNAGDIRAAIGTFTPVERVAPRVIEAVAHETFSEARERFDRQLIETALAQCGGKVIEAAARLGLGRSTLYKKMVALGIVESL
- a CDS encoding ABC transporter permease, which produces MFQLSPLGRRRFERFKKNRRGWWSLWLFIGLFLLTLGGELIANDKPLVVSYQGQWYFPVFKRHTEQEFGGQLPFQADYRSDYVQKLIHKDGGWMLFPPIPFSDDTPNYELNKPAPSPPSSVNWLGTDDQSRDVMARVIFGARVSILFALMLTLVSALIGIAAGALQGYYGGWVDLLGQRLLEVWSGLPVLYLLIILSGFVEPNFWWLLGIMALFSWLALVDVVRAEFLRGRNLEYVKAARALGLSDRKVIVRHILPNAMNATLSYLPFILTGAISTLTALDFLGFGMPAGSASLGELIGQGKQNLQAPWLGLTAFFTLALILSLLVFIGEALRDAFDPRS
- a CDS encoding acetoacetate--CoA ligase; its protein translation is MSDILWQPSAERINKTRMDAFRRFVIKRHNIHLDDYPALHQWSIDQRVAFWQAIVDFFDIRFHDQPDTVLLEGLQMPSAQWFPGATLNFAEHLMRRRDDAIAVIAIGENGQREHLTWAELAEHVAGFQNSLKAAGVGLGDRVAACMPNTWQTLVAMLGTTSLGAIWSCSSPDFGTQGVIDRFGQIEPKVLITCAGYRYAGKDIDQTAKVNEILERLPSLQQLIVVPYARPQAHIEQFHTRANVTLWDDFYDIGGEPDFVPVPFAHPLYILYSSGTTGVPKCIVHSTGGVLLQHVKEHGLHCDLGPGDRLFYYTTCGWMMWNWLVSALAVGSAVVLYDGSPFHPEPQRLIDLIDDERISVFGTSPKFLATLETNGVKPRESHDLTSLKTLLCTGSALSPQSYDYVYRDFKSDLCLASMSGGTDIVSCFVNSNPFEPVRRGEIQGKSLGMAVEVWNDDGKPVIGEKGELVCTRHFPAMPIGFWNDPQQEKLHASYFSQFHGVWAQGDYAEQLPHGAMMIHGRSDAVLNPGGVRIGTAEIYRQVEKVPQVLDSVAIGQQWQDDVRVVLFVKLRDGVELDEALQQQIRQVIRANTTPRHVPAKIVAVTDIPRTISGKVVELAVRNVVHGQKVKNTDALANPEALEQFRNRRELQT
- a CDS encoding ABC transporter ATP-binding protein, which gives rise to MSTNLIEIRDLSVAFNGQTVVRNLCLDIRPGECLALVGESGSGKSVTAHSILQLLPETGTQTTGSIRYRGKELLGAPTQVLRELRGNRIAMIFQEPMTSLNPLHSIEKQIGETLLVHKGLTGKAAQARILELLQLVGIQKPKERLKAYPHQLSGGQRQRVMIAMALACEPQLLIADEPTTALDVTVQRKILILLKSLQQRLGMSLLLISHDLNLVRSIAQRVCVMKAGEIVEEATCETIFTEPKHPYSCVLLNAEPEGEALPRDERENVLEVDNLRVQFALGGGLFQRKTYLNAVDGISLNIQRGKTLGIVGESGSGKSTLGQAILRLLDSEGSIRFQGEALDGLTQKQLRPWRKKMQVVFQDPFGSLSPRMSVAQIISEGLEVHSQLTAEECKAEVIRALEEVGLDPQSRNRYPHEFSGGQRQRIAIARALVLKPALILLDEPTSALDRTVQKQVVALLRQLQEKHGLTYLFISHDLAVVRALAHDMIVIKDGKVVESGASHDVFDSPQHPYTKELLAAAHSR
- a CDS encoding GntP family permease, whose translation is MSVIIALAALTLLMLAAYRGYSVILFAPIAALGAVLLTDPSAVAPAFTGVFMEKMVGFIKLYFPVFLLGAVFGKLIELSGFSRSIVAAAIRLLGTRQAMLVIVLVCALLTYGGVSLFVVVFAVYPFAAEMFRQSNIPKRLIPATIALGAFSFTMDALPGTPQIQNIIPSTFFNTTAWAAPWLGVIGAIFVFSAGMLFLQRQRNKAQASGEGYGTELRNEPETAPDIKLPNPWIALSPLLAVGIMNLLFTQWIPQWYGKTHSLALPGMAAPVTTEIAKLTAIWAVQAALLVGIIMVLVFGFKAIRGKLAEGSRSAVGGSLLAAMNTASEYGFGAVIASLPGFLVLADWLKSIPNPLVNEAITVTLLAGITGSASGGMSIALAAMANDFIAAAHAANIPLEVLHRVASMASGGMDTLPHNGAVITLLAVTGLTHREAYKDIFCITLIKTLAVFVVIGTFYATGIV
- a CDS encoding PilT/PilU family type 4a pilus ATPase, coding for MEIDALLQILADRNGSDLYLSPGAPPSARFDGVLKPLTDQPFKPGEVAAIAESIMDAEQRLEFDRELEMNLAISLAGVGRFRVNIFKQRNDVSIVARNIKLDIPRFEDLKLPAVLLETVMLKQGLMLFVGATDCGKSTSLAALIDYRNRHSSGHIVTIEDPIEYIHRHKKSIINQREVGVDTRSFHAALKNTLRQAPDVVLIGEIRDRETMEHALAFADTGHLVISTLHAHNANQALDRIINFFPEERHTQLLHDLGNNLKAFVSQRLVRTRDGQRRAAVEVMLGTPTIGDLIRRNEFAELKGIMEKSLELGMQTFDGALYALVVEGAINEEEALKHADSVNNLRLRLKLHSDASPPTQPPSGEWGLID